CGACAGCTCCCGTCGCCGTTCGCGCGCATCGTCATCGACGCGCGCGGCGAGCGACTGGGCGTGAAGCTGCGCTGAGGGGCGGCGTCCCCGCGAGCACGAAGGGCCAGACCCGGCCCCATCGGCAACACGGCGATCTTCAACGCCTCGGGTCTGTGTCTCAACGACGGCGGGAACAGCAAGGCGGGCTACGCCACCAACGTCGTCAACGACAACAACGGCGGCAACGCCAACCCGCAGCTCTATGGGGGCGTGCAGATCGGGCCGAACGTCTGCGGCGGCGATACCGTGTGCCCGTAGACCGACGCGCGCCGGCCCGCCGAGCGTGATCGGGTCGGCACCACCGCGACCGACGCCGAGTATCCGTTGCCCGCGACCTGCCGTGCCGCATGAAATCGCGGCATGGCGAGCCTCACGCTCTCTCGCACGGGCGTGCCCATTCGCCTCGGCGACGAACGTCGGGCGCACATCGTAGCGGGGCATCCCGAGCTTTCAGGAATGCGGCTCGCCGTCCTGCGCGCCGTCTCGACGGCCGATCGGGTCGTCGCGGCCACGGACGGCGCCGCGATGGCCATCCGCTACGTGGCGCCCCGAAAGACCCTCGTGGTAGTGTACCGCGAGCTCGGGACGACGGACGGGTTCGTGATCACGGCATTCCTGACGTCGCGGTTCCCCGCGCTCGAACGACGCGTACAGCTATGGCCCCGAACGAATTGAACGCCTACCTCGATCTCGTTCCGCTGCTCGTGCGCTCGCCGCACGGTGTCTTCTCGTCCTCCTACGACGCCGAGGCGGACGTGCTCTACATCACGCTGAAAGACGGGGCCGGCGCGACGGACAGTCAGCTCACCGCGGACGACGTCGTCGTCCGTTACGAGGGCACAGAAGTCGTCGGGCTCACCGTGCTGCACGCCAGCAAACGCTGACCGCGTCTGCGCGATCGAAACGCCAGCGACGCAGGTGCCACCGGAATGCGCTCTCGTGAGCTTCGCACCGCGCGCGGGTGCCGGAACGCGCTGCGCTACGTGCTGCTGAACGCCCGCCGCCACGCCGCTCGGGCCGGCGCCGCGCTCACGGCCTCGGTCCGCCTCGATCCCGCGTCTTCCGCGCGCTGGTTCGACGGTCGGAAGCCGGAAACCCTCGTGACCTAGGAGTCTGCGCCACGGATCGCTTTCGGCTGCGAATCGCGATCCATCCGCGATCGACGGCGTCGCGCGACCCTCGGCGTATCGCACAGATACGCGGTCGGGTCGCGCTCCTTGTGCTCGCGGCGGCTCACGGTTCTCGCTCGAAACCGATCCGTGGCGCAGACTCCTAGCGCGCCCTGGACAGGCGGGCGGCCGCATCTCCGGTCGCCCGCGCGCGCACCTGGCTGCTCGCAATGGGCTGGCGCCGTTACGGTCTGCTCGACCCGAGCGACGTACCGGGCTGAGCACGCACCCCTACGCCGAAGACGATCTCGGCCGAGCGCAGCCCCCTCACCGCTCCGCCAGCGCCTGCGTCAGCGCGATCGCCCGCTCGCGGCTCATGAGGGGAAGGATCTCGCCGACCTGCTTCTCCTTCATGCGCCGGAAGATCGTGAGGACGGTCGGGGCATCGAGGCGGTCGAGGATCGGAGCGGCAGCCTCGGGCTTCATGGTGCCGTAGATCTTGGCGAGGGATTCGGCAGAGGCGTCGACGGCCTGGCTCGCGGCCTTGGCGCGCGCCGAGAGGCGCTTCTCGATCTCCTCGAGGCTCGCGACCTTGGCGACGACGTCCTTCTCGTAGCGCGCCAGGCGCTCCTCCTTGCTCGCGACCTCGCGCTCCCGGGCCTCGAGCTCGGACTGCCGCTTCTCGAGCGCTTCGAGGAGCGTGCGGACGTCGCCGCGCATGGTGAGGCTGCCGCTCGCGCCGCCGACCGCCGCGACCGCGGCGCCGCCGTCGGTCGTGGCGGTCGTCCCGCTCGCGAGCGCAGGGCCTTCGCTCTGCGCGAGGACGAGCAGCGCGAGCTTCCCGACGATCACCACGACCAACGCGGCGCGGAGCCCCCGTCCGCTCCGACCCCTTCCCTGCGCCTCAGACGGCTTCATGACCTTGCTCCTTCCGGCGGCGGTGACGGTCGACGGCGACCTCGTCGAGGGCGCGCTCCAGCGCGCGCGCCTCCTCCTCGAGGACGCGTTGGCGATGCACCGCTTCGAGCCGGACGTACTTCTCCTCCTCTTGGCGGGCGCGCAGCAGCTCGGCGCGCTTCACCTCGAGGGCCCGACCGAGCCGCGCGATCTCCTCCGCCTGGGCGGCCTCGGCCGCCGCGAGGGCCGCATCGTACGCCCGCCCGACCTGCAGTGTTTCCGGCGTGAGCAATCCGGCGCGGGCGGCCTCTGCCTCCTCCTCGCCGCGCCGCTCGCGCTCGGCGAGGATCCGCATGGCCTCCCGCCGCGCCGCCCCGAGCCGGGCCGCGAGCGCCTCCGCCTCGTGACCGCGCAGGCGCCGCATCTGCTCGCGCAGACGGAGCACGCGCGCCAGTCGGAACGACGCCCCCATTCACCCGCCCTCCGCGCGCATCAGCAGCCCGCGAGCGCGGCGAGCGCCGCCGCGCCTTCCTCGAGCGTGCTCTGCTCGGTCAGCCCCTGGCGGAGGAAGGTCTGGATCGCATCCATCTTCGCCACCGCCTCGTCGATCCGCGGATTGCTGCCGGCGGTGTAGGCGCCGATGTTGATGAGGTCCTCGGCGTCCCGATGGGTGGCGAGCCAGCCGCGCACCTTGGCGGCGCGCTTCAGGTGGGCCTCGGGAACGATGTCGTTCATGAGCCGCGAAATGCTGCGCAGCACGTCGACCGCCGGGTAGTGGCCCTGATTCGCGAGCGCGCGCGACAGCACGACGTGCCCGTCGAGCAGGCTCCGCGCCGTATCGGCGACCGGCTCGTTCATGTCGTCGCCTTCGACCAGGACCGTATACAGGCCGGTGATGGCGCCCCGGACACAGGTGCCCGCGCGCTCGAGCAACCTCGGCAGGATCGCGAACACCGACGGGGTATAGCCGCGCGCCGACGGCGGCTCGCCGATCGACAGGCCGACCTCGCGCTGCGCCATCGCGAGCCGCGTCAGCGAGTCCATCATCAGCATCACATCGAGGCCGGCGTCGCGGAAATATTCGGCGATCGCCGTAGCGAGGAACGCGCCGCGGATGCGGACGAGCGGCGGCTGGTCGGACGTCGCGACGACGACCACCGAGCGCGCGAGCCCCTCCGCCCCGAGGTCGCGCTCGATGAACTCGCGCACCTCGCGGCCGCGCTCGCCGATCAGCGCGATGACGTTCACCTGGGCGCGCGTCGAGCGCGCGATCATGCCGAGCAGCGCGCTCTTGCCAACCCCCGAGCCGGCGAAGATGCCGAGCCGCTGGCCGCGTCCGCAGGTGAGCAGCGTATTCATCGCGCGCACACCGAGGTCGAGCGGCTCGCGGATCGGCGGGCGCTCGAGCGGATTGATGTGCGGACCGTAGAGGGCGACCTCGCGCTCGACCGCGATCGGTCCGTCGCCGTCGAGCGGCGCCCCGAGGCCGTCGAGGACCCGGCCGCGGAGCCCCGGTCCGACGCCGATCATCGGTCGCTCGCGCGCCACGACGATCCGGTTCCCCGGCTCGATGCCGCTCACCTCGCCGAGCGGCATGAGAAGGACGCGGTTCTGTCGGAAGCCCACGACCTCGGCCGCAATCGCCGCGCCGCCGTCGCGGCGCTCGATCTGGCAGACGCCGCCGATCGGGAGGCCCGGTCCGGTGCCTTCGATCACGAGCCCGATGACGTCGGTCACCCGTCCGCTCACGCGCACCGGGTTCACGTGCCGCAGCTGCTCGACCGCGTGCGCGAGGTGGCGCGCGATCGCACCGCTTCGGTCGGCGACCTCGTCGAGGCCCGCCGCCGCGTCGCCGCGCTCGAGCGTCGCCACTCAGCCCGCCTGCGTCAGCGCCGCGCGGATGGCGCCGATCTGGCTGTCGACGCCGAGGTCGAGGTCGCCGAACCGGCTCTCGAGGATGCAGCCGTTCTCGGTGAGCGCGGCGTCCTCGACGAGCTCCAGCTCCTTCACGTCCTCGAGCATCGGACGCAGCGTCGGCAGCCGTTCGACGAGGAACTTGTGCAGCACCGTGCCGACGCGGATGCGGATCTTCTCGCGATCGAGCGCGTGCCGCACCGCCTCGCGGATCATCCCGAGCCAGTGCTCGGGGTTCTCGGCGAGCTCGCGCTGCACGACCTTGCGGGCGATGCCGAGGGCGAGTGCCAGGAGCTCGTTCTGGTATCGTTCGAGCAGGCTCGCACGGAAGCGCTCGAGCTCCATGACGGCGCGGGCAAAGGTCTCGCCCTCGGCGACGAGCTCGCGGGTCGCGGCTTCGCGGCCGGCCGCGAAGCCGTCGGCGTACGCAGCCTCGGCCGCCTGCTGCGCCTCGTCGACCGCCGGCTCGCCGGCGACGTCGGCCGGCGCGGTCGTGGCCGCGGCCGGCGGATCGCCCCCGCCGAAGTCGCGAAACGGACTCGTCTCCGCCAGGCGCGAGCCGAGCGTCACCTTGCCGAGCGCGCCGAGGGGCGACGATGCGCCGGTCGGCGCCGCGGCCGCGGGCTTCAGTCGCTCAAACGAGGACATCGTCCGACCCTCCGCCGGCGACCACGAGCTTGCCGTCCGCCTCGAGGTCGCGCACCGCGGCGACGATGCGTTGCTGCGCCGCCTCGACGTCCTTCAGGCGCGCCGGCCCCGACGAGCTCAGGTCCTCGCGCAGGATCTCGGCCGCGCGGCTCGAGACGTTGGCGAAGATCTTCTCCGAGAGCGCCGGGCTCGCCGTCTTGAGCGCCAGCAGCAGGTCCTCGCGCGCGACCTCCTTCAGCAGGGTCTGCATGCTGCGGTTGTCGAACTGCAGGCAGTCCTCGAACGTGAAGAGCATCGCGCGGATCGAGCCGGCGAGCTCGGGATCGCGCTGCTCGAGGTCCTCGAAGATCCGGCCTTCGGTCGCCTTGTCGGCGTGCTTCATCATGTCGGCGACGACCTTCGGCCCGCCCGCCGCCTTGCCGGCCTCGCGCGCGAGGCCCTTCACCTGGTCGCGCAGGATCGCGCCGACCTCCTGCACCACCGAGGGCGGGATCGCGGCGTCGAGGCGTGCGAGCCGCTCCACCAGCTCCGTCTGGAGCGCCTCCGGAAGCCCGCGCAGCACGAGCATCGCCTGCGACGGCGCCATGTGCGCGAGGATGAGGGTCGCGATCTGCGGGTGCTCGGTCTCAAGCAGCCGCGCCAGGCCGTCCGCCGGGACGCCGTCGAGCGCGCGCGCCAGGCCGCTCGACTCGCCGGTCGGCAACTGATCGAGCTCGGCCAGGATCTCGTCGCGGTTTCCGGCCATCGACGGTTCGCCGTTCGCGAGCGTCTGGTTCACCAGCGAGCGCGCGAAGAGCAGTCCGTCCACGCGCAGACCCCGCGAGCCGCTGACGCGTTTGCGGTAGTCCTGCTCGACCGCGCGGAGGTGCTCGGCCGGCACCGTCCGCATGCGGGCGAGCGCCTTCGTCACGGCGCGCACCTCGCCGTCCTCCAGATGACGGAAGACCTCGGCCGCCACCTCCTCGCCGAGGGAGAGCAGCAGCACGGCGGCTTTCTCGACGCCCGCGAGCTCGTCGGCCATCGCTAGCGACGCTCCCGCAGCGCGGCGTCGTCAGCGAGCGCGTCGCTCATTTCTGCGCCAGCCACTGGCGGATGACTTCCGCCGTGTGCTCGGGGTTCTGCTGCGCCATCTGCAGCATGCCGGCCGGCACCGGGAGATCGGCGCCCGCCGTGGCGACGCTCGCGCGCGCGGTCGGAGGCGGAATGTACGGCATCTCGGCAGCGACCGGGGCGCGGTTCGCCATCGCAAGCAGGAACGGCCGGACGACCGTCATCAGCACCACCAGCGCGACGACGATACCGGCGAGCCGCCACAAGACCTCGGAGAACTGCCCGACCTTCGCGAGCATCCCCGGGGCCTCCGGCGCTTCGACGGCGGCCGCCGCCTGGAACGGCGCGCTCGCAACCTCGATCTGGTCGCCGCGCTCCTCGTTGAAGCCGACGGCGCGCTTGATGAGCTCGCGATAGCGGTCGATCTCCTCCTGGGGCCGCGGCACGAACGTCCGGGCGTCGCCCTCGCCCGTCCACGTGCCGTCGACGAGCACGGCGACCGAGAGCTTCCGCACGGCGCCCATCTGCTCGATGCGCCGGCTCACGACCTTGCTGATCTCGTAGTTGAGATTGGTGTCTTCGCGCTCCGAGGTCGGCCCGCTCGTCGCGGCGGCGGGCGCGTTGGTGAGGTCGTCGGTCGCCGCGCCGCTCCCGCCCCCCTGCGCGCTCGTCTCCTTGGAACGCTTCTCGTTGCGGACGGCCACGCGGTCGGGATCGAAGCTCTCCTCGGTCTTCTCGACCTGCGCCAGGTCGAGCGCCACGGTGACGCGCGCGAGCGCGTGCCCGGGGCCGAGCACCCGCGCCAGCATGCTCTCGATGCTCTCGGTGTAGCCCTGCTCCAGCTCGCGCTGGAACGTCATCAGCCCCTTGCCCGGGCTGCGGGTGTCCTGCTCCGTCTGGTCCCGGGTCAGCACCTGGCCGTTCACGTCGACGACCGTCACGTCGTTCGGGCGCAGACCCTCGACGCTCGCCGCGACGAGGTGCACCACGCCCGCGATCTGCTCGGGCGCGAGCACCCGCCCCGAGCGCAGCTTCAGCACGACCGAGGCCGAGGGCCGCCGCTCTTCCGAAACGAAGAGCGAACGCTCCGGCATCGCGAGGTGCACGCGCGCCGACTCGACCGTGTCGAGCTCGGCGATCGAGCGCGCCAGCTCCCCCTGGAGCGCGCGCTGGTAGTTCAGGCGCTGCACGAAGTCGGTCATGCCGAGCGTCTGCTTGTCGAAGATCTCGAAGCCGACGCCGCCGCCCTGCGGGATGCCGCGGCCGGCGAGCGCCATGCGGGTCTCGTAGAGCCGCCCCGCGGCGACCTCGATGTTCCCGCCGTTGTCGCTCACCCGGTACGGGATCTTCTCGGTCTTGAGGTATTCGATGACGGCGGCCGCGTCGGAGCCGCCGAGCCCGCTGTAGAGCACCCGGTACTGCGGCTGCTGCACCCACCAGGCGAGGGCGCCCGTGCCGACCAGGATGCCGACCGTCATCCCCACGAACGTGAGCCGCCGCGCCGGCGGCAAGCCGAGGAAGAAGTTCTTGAGCTGCTCCAGCAGTCCGTTCAGCCGATCCATGCGCCCGCCTCAGCCCCTCTCGTCAGACCTGCATCCGGAGGATTTCCTGGTACGCCTCGACGATCTTGTTGCGGACCTGCATCATCATCCGGAACGAGACGTCGGCCTGCTCCATCGCGATCATCGTCTCGTGCAGGCTCACCTTCTCGCCGGTCGCGAGCGCGGTGATGGCGGCGTCGGCCTTCTGCTGCATGGCGTTCACCTCGGTGAGCGACCTCTTCAGCACGGACGCGAACGAGCCCTCGCCGTCCTTGGCCGCACCGGTCTTGCCCGTCGGCTCGGGACCGCCGAGCCCGGCGATGCCCGGAACGTTCGTGATGTCCTTGATCTCCATCGTGGTCCTCGCGCGCGATTACCGGCCGATCGAAAGCGCGGCCTCGAGCACGCGCTTGGTGGCGTTCACCGCTGCGACGTTGGCCTCGTATGCGCGCGTCGCCGTCATGAGATCGACCATCTCGGTGATCGGATTGAC
The sequence above is a segment of the Deltaproteobacteria bacterium genome. Coding sequences within it:
- the fliF gene encoding flagellar M-ring protein FliF — its product is MDRLNGLLEQLKNFFLGLPPARRLTFVGMTVGILVGTGALAWWVQQPQYRVLYSGLGGSDAAAVIEYLKTEKIPYRVSDNGGNIEVAAGRLYETRMALAGRGIPQGGGVGFEIFDKQTLGMTDFVQRLNYQRALQGELARSIAELDTVESARVHLAMPERSLFVSEERRPSASVVLKLRSGRVLAPEQIAGVVHLVAASVEGLRPNDVTVVDVNGQVLTRDQTEQDTRSPGKGLMTFQRELEQGYTESIESMLARVLGPGHALARVTVALDLAQVEKTEESFDPDRVAVRNEKRSKETSAQGGGSGAATDDLTNAPAAATSGPTSEREDTNLNYEISKVVSRRIEQMGAVRKLSVAVLVDGTWTGEGDARTFVPRPQEEIDRYRELIKRAVGFNEERGDQIEVASAPFQAAAAVEAPEAPGMLAKVGQFSEVLWRLAGIVVALVVLMTVVRPFLLAMANRAPVAAEMPYIPPPTARASVATAGADLPVPAGMLQMAQQNPEHTAEVIRQWLAQK
- a CDS encoding FliI/YscN family ATPase, producing the protein MARHLAHAVEQLRHVNPVRVSGRVTDVIGLVIEGTGPGLPIGGVCQIERRDGGAAIAAEVVGFRQNRVLLMPLGEVSGIEPGNRIVVARERPMIGVGPGLRGRVLDGLGAPLDGDGPIAVEREVALYGPHINPLERPPIREPLDLGVRAMNTLLTCGRGQRLGIFAGSGVGKSALLGMIARSTRAQVNVIALIGERGREVREFIERDLGAEGLARSVVVVATSDQPPLVRIRGAFLATAIAEYFRDAGLDVMLMMDSLTRLAMAQREVGLSIGEPPSARGYTPSVFAILPRLLERAGTCVRGAITGLYTVLVEGDDMNEPVADTARSLLDGHVVLSRALANQGHYPAVDVLRSISRLMNDIVPEAHLKRAAKVRGWLATHRDAEDLINIGAYTAGSNPRIDEAVAKMDAIQTFLRQGLTEQSTLEEGAAALAALAGC
- the fliE gene encoding flagellar hook-basal body complex protein FliE, with amino-acid sequence MEIKDITNVPGIAGLGGPEPTGKTGAAKDGEGSFASVLKRSLTEVNAMQQKADAAITALATGEKVSLHETMIAMEQADVSFRMMMQVRNKIVEAYQEILRMQV
- the fliG gene encoding flagellar motor switch protein FliG, which translates into the protein MADELAGVEKAAVLLLSLGEEVAAEVFRHLEDGEVRAVTKALARMRTVPAEHLRAVEQDYRKRVSGSRGLRVDGLLFARSLVNQTLANGEPSMAGNRDEILAELDQLPTGESSGLARALDGVPADGLARLLETEHPQIATLILAHMAPSQAMLVLRGLPEALQTELVERLARLDAAIPPSVVQEVGAILRDQVKGLAREAGKAAGGPKVVADMMKHADKATEGRIFEDLEQRDPELAGSIRAMLFTFEDCLQFDNRSMQTLLKEVAREDLLLALKTASPALSEKIFANVSSRAAEILREDLSSSGPARLKDVEAAQQRIVAAVRDLEADGKLVVAGGGSDDVLV
- a CDS encoding DUF2283 domain-containing protein, which produces MAPNELNAYLDLVPLLVRSPHGVFSSSYDAEADVLYITLKDGAGATDSQLTADDVVVRYEGTEVVGLTVLHASKR